The following are from one region of the Arachis duranensis cultivar V14167 chromosome 10, aradu.V14167.gnm2.J7QH, whole genome shotgun sequence genome:
- the LOC107468507 gene encoding protein MOTHER of FT and TFL1: MGRSTGALSVGKVIGEVVDPFTPTAEITVIYGSKQVANGCEIKPSLAADKPHVQILGSSNNAAHLYTLVMVDPDAPSPSEPSYREWLHWMVVDIPNGSDVTQGKELVTYTGPCPPVGIHRYVFAVFNQSNEGPTTQIGPPNGRPNFNTRQFASQHYLGPPVAAIYFNSQKEPKTRKRQ; this comes from the exons ATGGGTAGGTCAACTGGGGCACTGTCCGTCGGCAAGGTCATTGGAGAAGTTGTCGACCCCTTCACTCCGACCGCTGAAATCACAGTTATCTACGGCTCCAAACAGGTGGCTAACGGTTGTGAAATCAAACCTTCTCTAGCAGCTGATAAACCCCATGTTCAAATTCTAGGTTCCTCTAATAATGCTGCCCATCTCTACACTCTG GTAATGGTGGATCCTGATGCTCCAAGTCCTAGTGAACCATCATACAGAGAGTGGCTCCACTG GATGGTTGTGGATATCCCTAATGGTTCTGATGTCACTCAAG GGAAGGAGTTGGTGACGTACACAGGACCATGTCCACCGGTGGGAATTCACCGCTACGTTTTTGCAGTATTTAATCAAAGTAATGAAGGCCCAACAACTCAAATTGGGCCTCCAAATGGACGGCCCAATTTCAATACTCGCCAGTTTGCTTCCCAACACTATCTTGGGCCTCCGGTTGCCGCTATATACTTCAATTCTCAGAAGGAACCTAAGACTAGGAAACGTCAATGA